The following coding sequences lie in one Sinorhizobium fredii USDA 257 genomic window:
- a CDS encoding MacB family efflux pump subunit — MQVLISLKDVSKTYFNGDLAVEVLHDISLDIEAGEFVAIIGQSGSGKSTLMNILGCLDQPTSGEYLIEGERVSGFEGDELAGLRRRTFGFVFQAYNLIPTASAQENVEVPAVYAGVSAHSRHERAQALLKSLNLGERLDHRPSQLSGGQQQRVSIARALMNGGRVILADEPTGALDSQSGREVMALLREMNENGHTIIVITHSREVAEQADRLIEIRDGRIIADRAKKGRSNPEAAFGLAQRTREGLAAIADVSEAVKMAMRALRANLFRTILTLLGIVIGVGSVVAMLAIGTGAQDSVLSRISSMGSDLLLVRPSMANFRGSAGGSNVTLVPADADAILELPNVAFAVPEMTSTVTLRRGNVDYQTTANGTVPQFRQAKSWPTGRGEFINSDDMEGYAPVAVLGQTVVKTLFPEDSNPVGQYVLVNKIPFQVIGVMSEMGASAGGNDQDDVVLVPLTTGSMRIFGQRNIRTITVKVKDSAAIDLTQERIQTLLNERHKRDDTQITNMSSVREAFTETSNTMKLFLGSVAAISLLVGGIGVMNIMLVSVSERTREIGVRMATGARQRDILVQFIVEALVVSAIGGAIGIVAGLGTAYVARTFGMPVSFTAGPVALAFACAFLTGLLFGYLPARNASRLQPAVALSAD; from the coding sequence ATGCAGGTCCTCATCTCGCTCAAGGATGTCAGCAAGACCTATTTCAACGGCGACCTCGCCGTCGAGGTGCTGCACGATATCTCGCTCGATATCGAGGCCGGCGAATTCGTCGCGATCATCGGCCAGTCCGGCTCCGGCAAATCGACCCTGATGAACATTCTCGGTTGCCTCGACCAGCCGACCTCGGGCGAATACCTGATCGAAGGCGAAAGGGTCTCCGGCTTCGAAGGCGACGAACTCGCCGGGCTGCGCCGGCGCACGTTCGGTTTCGTCTTCCAGGCCTATAACCTCATCCCGACCGCAAGCGCTCAGGAAAACGTCGAGGTACCGGCAGTCTATGCCGGCGTGTCGGCGCATAGCCGGCACGAGCGGGCGCAGGCGCTCCTGAAATCCCTCAATCTCGGTGAGCGGCTAGATCATCGACCGAGCCAGCTTTCCGGCGGCCAGCAGCAGCGCGTCTCGATTGCCCGCGCCCTCATGAACGGCGGCCGCGTCATCCTCGCCGACGAACCGACCGGTGCGCTCGACAGCCAGAGCGGTCGGGAAGTGATGGCGCTTCTGCGGGAGATGAACGAGAACGGCCACACGATCATCGTCATCACTCATTCGCGCGAGGTGGCCGAGCAGGCCGATCGGCTGATCGAGATCCGCGACGGCCGTATCATCGCCGATCGCGCCAAGAAGGGCCGGAGTAATCCGGAGGCCGCATTCGGCCTTGCCCAGCGCACGCGCGAAGGCCTTGCCGCGATCGCCGACGTTTCGGAAGCGGTCAAGATGGCGATGCGGGCGCTGCGGGCCAATCTGTTCCGCACTATCCTGACGCTGCTCGGTATCGTCATCGGTGTCGGCTCCGTCGTCGCCATGTTGGCGATCGGCACCGGCGCTCAGGATTCGGTGTTGAGCCGCATTTCCTCCATGGGATCCGACCTTCTGCTGGTGCGCCCCAGCATGGCCAATTTCCGCGGCAGCGCGGGCGGCAGCAACGTGACGCTGGTGCCGGCGGACGCCGACGCCATTCTGGAATTGCCGAACGTCGCCTTCGCCGTTCCGGAGATGACAAGCACGGTGACCCTTCGGCGCGGCAATGTCGACTATCAGACGACCGCCAACGGAACCGTACCGCAATTCAGGCAGGCGAAATCCTGGCCGACCGGACGCGGTGAGTTCATCAACAGCGACGATATGGAGGGCTATGCCCCGGTCGCGGTCCTCGGCCAAACGGTGGTCAAGACGCTCTTCCCCGAGGACTCAAATCCGGTCGGCCAATATGTGCTCGTCAACAAGATCCCCTTCCAGGTGATCGGGGTAATGAGCGAAATGGGCGCCAGCGCCGGCGGCAACGATCAGGACGACGTTGTGCTCGTGCCGCTCACCACCGGCAGCATGCGCATTTTCGGCCAGCGCAACATCCGCACCATCACCGTCAAGGTGAAGGACTCCGCGGCCATCGACCTGACACAGGAGAGAATCCAGACGCTCCTCAACGAGCGCCACAAGAGGGACGACACGCAGATCACCAATATGTCCTCCGTGCGTGAGGCGTTCACCGAGACGTCGAACACGATGAAGCTCTTCCTGGGCTCCGTCGCAGCGATCTCGCTTCTCGTGGGCGGCATCGGGGTCATGAACATCATGCTGGTCAGCGTCAGCGAGCGTACCCGGGAAATCGGCGTGCGCATGGCGACCGGCGCCCGTCAGCGCGACATACTCGTGCAGTTCATCGTCGAGGCGCTGGTCGTGTCCGCCATCGGCGGCGCGATCGGCATCGTCGCCGGACTCGGCACCGCCTACGTCGCCCGCACGTTCGGCATGCCTGTCAGCTTCACCGCCGGTCCGGTAGCGCTTGCCTTTGCCTGCGCCTTCCTGACGGGCCTGCTCTTCGGTTACCTGCCGGCCCGCAATGCCTCACGCCTGCAGCCCGCCGTAGCACTGAGCGCGGATTAG
- a CDS encoding transglutaminase-like cysteine peptidase, which translates to MKRFIAHVCLLLIAAPMAAHAGTTMKIGGKAFAPPAFASFCTREPTLCSTKGGAKTVSLQPDKASELQQVNRAVNARIRERSDLANVGKDDDWRVPTGYGDCEDFAILKKRELLKRGWPASALLLTVARYHGAGHTVLTVRTSEGDLVLDNMTNSVRDWSRTPYDYFARQSQSNGRRWELIGGAQEI; encoded by the coding sequence ATGAAACGCTTCATCGCGCATGTCTGTTTGTTGCTGATTGCGGCCCCGATGGCCGCTCATGCGGGTACAACCATGAAGATTGGCGGCAAGGCCTTTGCTCCGCCGGCTTTCGCCTCGTTCTGCACGCGCGAACCCACCTTGTGCAGTACCAAAGGCGGGGCAAAAACCGTCTCGCTTCAGCCCGACAAGGCCAGCGAATTGCAGCAGGTCAATCGAGCCGTCAACGCGCGCATCAGGGAGCGCAGTGACCTCGCCAATGTCGGCAAGGACGACGACTGGCGGGTGCCGACGGGCTATGGAGACTGTGAGGACTTCGCTATCCTGAAGAAGCGTGAGCTGCTAAAGCGCGGCTGGCCGGCATCGGCGCTGCTGTTGACGGTCGCACGCTATCACGGCGCGGGCCACACGGTGCTTACCGTCCGCACCAGCGAGGGTGACCTTGTGCTCGACAACATGACCAATTCCGTGCGCGACTGGTCGCGAACGCCTTACGACTATTTTGCGCGGCAATCGCAGTCGAATGGCAGACGCTGGGAGCTCATCGGCGGCGCTCAAGAGATCTGA